The genomic stretch ACAGAATTAACAATTATAATGAGGTACCTGGAATAGGCAAGTTCATGGAGAGTGAAAGTAGAACAGAGGTTACCGAAGACTTGGGGAGAGGATAATGGAGAGTTACTGTCTAAtgcatagagtttcagttttgcaagatgaagaattctggagatggatggtggtgatgcttgtacaacattgtgaatctatttaatgccactgaactgtacacttaaaactggtcaaaatggtaaattatatgttatgtatatattatcaCGATAAGAAGGCTATCTCACTTATAgtacatacttcttttttttttaagattttatttatttatttgagagggagagagagcaggcaagagcacaagagcagagggagggagaagcagactccccactgagcagggagcccaacgatcccaggacccggggatcatgacctaagccgaaggcagacacttcactaactgagccacccaggcactctatagtacataccttttttttttttccttccttctcctagtctTTTATTTGTTAAGCAgtaatctttaataataaatgccaaaggaaagcaacaaacaaaagcagGGGATTTGCATAGTGGATGGGAAATGACTGTGAGCCATGGCAGACCAGAAGTTCCTGTTTTGTTCTGTGGGGCCAGGAGTCTGCAATGTGGTGTGCTCATCTTTCTTCTCCCCCACAAAGGTCTCAAACAGCTTAGATGGGAGGCTGAACGTGATGACTGGTCCTAATTTTTGCTattcagccatttttcttttttttttttttaaagattttatttatttatttgacagagagagacacaacgagagagggaacataagccgagggggagtgggagagggagaagcaggcttcccgctgagcagggagccccatgcggggctcgatcctaggaccctgggatcatgacctgagccaaaggcagatgcttaacgactgagccacccaggcgccccagccatttTTCTTGATCGTGCTCTCTGACTCCATACATTCCAGACTGTTCAATGGATTTGTAATAAACTTCCAAGATGAAGGGAAATTTCTTGCTCATTGTTTGCCTGAAATCTTGGCTTGCATTCAtcttattaaacaaaaaatatgctCCAAAAACGCCCAAGAGTTCAACAACTAAAACTCCTTTAAAGATCTTCTTTGCCACTGGTTCCATAGTGCGGGCCATCCTGAGGTGCATACTTCTTAATGCATTGTTACACTCGGTAAGGAAAGGGGACTCTCCAGTCCCCAAATAAAACCCCATGagcttttatttgaaaataatgagcTGAAATCATAGCAAACAGaggtaaaatatgagaaaatgtaaaatggatgACCTTTCCTAAAGGAAAATGCTTATATTAGTGTTATTAGGAGACTAAGCTTTGAGCAAAATGCAAGGAAAACTGAACGCATTAGGTAATGAACCCCAGAAGGGAGCTAAAGTAGTTGCAGGTTAGTAGCACCTCCTGGCATCTGGAAGTCCACTCAGAAGAAAGCACTCCCAGTTTAGGTCCCCAAGATTCCCACATCCTTAAATGATAAGATCATAAATATTAGCAAacatgcgggcgcctgggtggctcagtcgttaagcgtctgccttcggctcaggtcatggtcccagggtcctgggatcgagtcccacatcgggctccctgctccacgggaagcctgcttctccctctcccactccccctgcttctgttcctgctctcgctatctctctctctgtcaaataaataaataaaatctttaaaaaaaaaaatattagcaaacatgCAAGACAACAAACCAACTTGACTGCAAGTGagcagaggggctcctggctggctcagtcggtagagcatatgactcttgatctcagagtcatgagttcaagcccccacattgggtgtagagcctactttttttaagattttatttatttatttgagagagagaaagcacaagcagggggagtgggagagggagaagcagactccccactgagcagagagcctgacacggggactcaatcccaggaccctgggatcatgacctgagccgaaggcagacgctccaccgactgagccacccaggcgtcccgggtatggagcctactttaaaaaaactaatgaaattaaattttaaaaaacaagtgagCAAGAACAATCAATACAGAGTTAGTATCGAAAAACATCAGAAATTGATGAactatgaaaacataaaaataaatgacaaattatCCAAAATTATTAGGCGgttttgggaaaacaaaagtacttttagaaatgaaaaacataggggtgcctgggtggctcagttggttaagcatctgccatcggcttgggtcatggtcctggggtcctggatcgagtcctgcatcgggctccttgctcagcagagagcctgtttctcctttccctctacctactgctccccctgcttgtgctctctcactcgctcgcgctgtcaaataaataaataaaatctttgaaaaaaaaaaagaaatgaaaaacatagtTGTTGAAGcttgaaaatcaaagaaagacttaggggcgcctgagtggctcagtcgttaagcgtctgccttcggatcaggtcatgatcccagggtcctgggatccagccccgcatcgggctccctgctcggtgggaagcctgcttatctctctcccactccccccgcttgtgttgcctctctaactgtgtctctctctgtcaaataaataaaatcttaaaaaaaaaaaaaaagacttaatagCAGATTAGACACAGCCAAAGAGAA from Neomonachus schauinslandi chromosome X, ASM220157v2, whole genome shotgun sequence encodes the following:
- the LOC110583269 gene encoding protein CEBPZOS-like gives rise to the protein MARTMEPVAKKIFKGVLVVELLGVFGAYFLFNKMNASQDFRQTMSKKFPFILEVYYKSIEQSGMYGVREHDQEKWYLIIIVNSVCQLA